The genomic stretch ACCCTCTTCGCGAAGCCGTGTCGAGGGATTTTTTTATGTGATAACCGACGAATTGCCTAAATCTGTGTGGCTGTTTTATTTGGAAAAGCATGCCGTTACCGGAAAGTGGTCGGTTACCTCCAAAGGATTATACGAATGAATAAACCCAATACTCCGTAGCCGACCATAAAGTGACTTAGAGACCAGCAGATGGTCAATAGCACTCAGTTCGTTTACCGTTGCAATATTGTCTTGGTTTTTGTCCCAAAGCGAGGTGAAGCGTAAGACTTGCGGTACATCTGCCATAATATTGTGCAAGTCGTCATCCGTAGTGGCTCTGCCAACGGCTTTTATGGTCTGCATCACATTGCTAATAGGACGGTTACCGTTACGGTCTAAGACCATATCGTCAAAATCGTTAAAATCTCCCGTTACAATAACAGCCCGGCCCATTTTGGTCTCGCGCTCTGCTATTCTTCGGATAACCTCTGCTTGGGCTTCGCGTTGAGGTTTACGCTCGATATTGTCTGGTTGAGCCAGAAAATGCAGTCCAATAAGAGTGACCGGTTGATCGCCAATCGTAAAACGGGCATACAGGTTTTTTGAAACGCCATATACACGATCTGTATCACCCACCTTCACTCGGTCGTTAGATCGGCCTGTTTCGGTGATGGGAATCCGGCTAATAACGGCTACGTCTTGTCCTAAGAAGGAGTCTTCCCCTTGTACAAAATAGACTTTGTACCCTTTTTCGGGCATGGATTCTGCAATAAGAGCCTCTAAAACCTCGGCATTTTCTACCTCGGCTAGGTGAATCACATCGGCATTTAGGCTTTTAAGTACCTCTCCCACCTTTTTTCGGTGTGCTGCTGCCTTAGTGGGATCGCCCTTCCAGTCAAAATCAGCACCGCCTTCATCGCCCGTCCCATCAAATAAAAATTCGGTATTTAAATGTGCAACCCGAATCCCATCGCATGTCAATTCTACTACTGGCGTAGGCTTAAACAAGGGGGATGAGGTCTCTGTCGTTTTGGTGCCAGAACAAGCCGAGAAGCCCAAAGCATACAACAAAAGGAGTGTAGAAAAGTATTTCATGTGTCTGTATTTGAGGATGTTTTTTGGAAAGATACAAAAGGAAAGGGCTTTTTGGTAAATTAAGCCCTTGAGAATCTTTGAAACACCTTGTTTTGACCATAGGGATTGAAGTGTTTTTTACAAGAATGTCGTCATATTTGTCTTAAATTGAAAATTCCGTTTTTTATTAGAACTTTGAAAGCACATTCGATATGGCAGGACATAATAAGTGGTCTAAAGTAAAACGCATCAAAGCAGTAGCCGATGGGAAACGTTCCAAGGTATGGCAACGGATTACCCGCGAGATTATGGTGGCGGCAAGAGACGGAGGCGGAGATGCGGGCATGAATGCGAAATTGGCGGCAGCCTTGGAGCGTGCACGTGCCGAAAATATGCCCAAAGACAATATGCAACGGGCCATAAAACGGGGGACAGGCGAAATTGCCGGAGCCGACTATGAGGAACTGAACTACGAAGGGTATGCGCCCTTTGGTATTGCCGTTTTTGTCGAAACACTTACCGATAACCCCGTCAGAACGGTGGCCGATGTTCGTCATGCTTTTAGCAAACATGGTGGCAATATGGGAACCACAGGCTCGGTTGGCTATCTGTTTGATCATAAAGGGGTGATTGAAGTGCCTTTGACTGCAATAGACTACGATGCATTGTTCGAATTGGTGGTAGATGCCGGTGCCGACGACTTGGAGGAGGATGCCGAAAGCTATACCATTTCTACACCCGTAGAGGCATTTGGTGCGGTGCAACAAGCCCTTTCTCAGGCTGGAATTAAACCAGCAGAAGCAAACCTGGAACGGATCCCAACTACGACCAATAAGTTGAAGCCGGAAGAAGTAACGAAGGTGTTGAAACTCATAGATATGCTCGAGGAAAACGATGATGTGCAGGCAGTTTATCACACCCTCGAATTGGATGATGAAACCTTAGAAGCCTTGGGGTGAGTCATGAATACGGAATCCAATTTTAGCATTCGGTTTGCACACATACAGGATGTCCCTGTAATCCTCCGGTTTATTCAGGAACTGGCCGAATACGAAAAACTTGCCCACGAAGTGGTGGCAACAGAGGCGCGGTTGCAAGAAACCCTGTTTGGAGACCATCCCGCTGCCGAAGTGGTTATGGCGCTTGAACAACAAACGCCCGTTGGTTTTGCCTTGTTTTTTTTAAATTACTCCACGTTTTTGGCTCGACCGGGTATTTTTCTGGAAGACTTGTTTATTCAGCCTTCTCATCGTGGAAAAGGCTATGGCGAGGCCCTCTTACGCTATTTGGCGGCGTTGGCTGTGAAGCGGAAGTGTGGGCGACTGGAATGGTCGGTCTTGGATTGGAATCAGCCTGCCATCTCTTTTTACCGGAAAATGGGGGCCATACCTATGGATGAATGGACCACGTTCCGTGTGTCGGGCGAAGCCTTAATCGGACTTGCAGCTTCGGCGATTGTGAACCAGCCGTAGCGCATGTCATTATCCTTAAACCCTCGTTACCGTTGATCATTCTTGGCATTGACCCGGGCAGTAACTTTACTGGATATGGCGTTATTCGGGTAGAAGGACGCACCGAAACGGTTCTGGAATATGGTTTCTTGCAATTAGAAAAGCAGGAGGAGCACTTCGATCGCCTTAAAACCATCTATGATCGGATTGAGGCGGTAATTCGGCGAACTGGACCAACTGTATGTGCCATCGAGATGCCGGTCTATGGCCAAAATGCCCAATCTATGCTTAAGTTGGGCAGGGCACAAGCAGCGGCGGTGTTGGCGGCTTTAAATGCAGGCATTCCGGTGGTGCAATATACCCCTAAGGAGGTGAAAAAATCGGTGACAGGCAATGGGAATGCCGCCAAAGAGCAGGTTTGGTTTATGATAAAGTCTCTTCTGAAAGTAGAAGACGATAAGGGTTTTGATGCTTCGGATGCACTTGGCGTGGCGGTCTGCCATGCAAGCAGGGCACATTCTGGGTCTAATGGTCAGATAAAGAGTTGGGAACGGTTTGTGGCGGCTCATCCGGAAAGGGTAAAGCCTTAAAAAAAGGCGACACCATTTAGCATGGAATCGCCCCGAAACAGTTGGATAAAGGGGGAAGATCAATCGTAGAAGATACCGCGTTCTTCGTCCCGAACACGTACCACCTGTGCGATCTCGTCGGAGTCTAAAGCGCCCTGACTCATCACGTGGATGATGTGCGCAACCTGATAGTCTTTGTGCGGCGCTTGGTTCCACTCCGGATGCGCCTGCTCCATAATACTGATCAGAATACGCAAATACGGGTATCTTCGTTCTTTGGTGTCTAATTTGGCAATGGATTGAGCGAACAACTCTGCGTTGCGACCAACTTGCCTATCCACGATTTTGCTCTGTAATTGCATAACCATATACGGTTTGAGTGATCAGGGAAATGGTGGGATCCCGGATCAAAGCGATGAATACTGAAAGGGTTTACAACCTTGGGGGAGAGATGTGTAAGGTGTAACTGATAATATAAGGATTCTTATCGGTAAGTTTGAAACGACAGATGTAAATTTATTTGGAAAAGGTATTTGTTTTTAACAACTTTATACTTTTTGTGCGTTGTAAACTAAAATTTCTCCATCAGCGAAAAAGAAAGCCTTGGAAACGAGACCAAAAGCATCTATATACCGCTTAGACCTTTTAAAACCCGTTCCGCCCTTTTATTTGCGGGCACGGAGTGCTGCCTTATCGCCCGGTCAGCTGGTTTATTATGGGCCAATGCCCTCCTTTTATGGTATCGGCGAGGTGATCAAACAAGAAGATAAGTTTGTGATCGTAGATTTTAGGGGAACGGGCATGTATAGTGTACACTTGGAGGCGCTTTCGCCTGAATATCTGATTCCGATACCGCCAGAAACCTTGTATTTGCTCTGAACTTTTTTGAATACGTGTTTTATGATTGCCCTTGCTGAGTCCATCTATATCCCCTCCGTAACCGATATTGAACGGGCGTATTTACGCCTTAGACATGTTGTAACGCATACCCCGCTAACGATCAGCGTAAATCTTTCCCAACAGATGGCCGCTAATATTTGGCTGAAAAGGGAAGACCTACAGGTGGTGCGTTCCTATAAACTGCGTGGTGCCTACAACAAAATTAGCACATTAGACAAAGAATCCCTTGCCAAAGGGGTGGTTTGCGCCAGTGCGGGAAACCATGCACAAGGGGTGGCCTACTCGTGCCAAAAAATGGGGATTCAAGGGAAAATATTTATGCCAACCCCAACGCCCAAGCAAAAGGTGCGACAGGTAAAATTGTTCGGGAAGGCGTTTGTGGAAGTCATCCTAACGGGTGACACCTTTGATGATGCCTATAATGCGGCCATGGCCTATAGTGAAGTGGAACAAGTGCCCTTTATTCACCCTTTTGATGATGAAAAAGTGATCGAAGGGCAGGGAACGGTGGGTTTGGAAATCCTGAAAGACAGCGCAGATCGTATAGATTATTTGTTTGTACCAGTGGGCGGCGGTGGCTTGCTTGCGGGAATTTTGGCAGTCTTTAAAAACCTGAGTGAAGACACTAAAATTATTGGGGTAGAAGCCGCAGGGGCTCCTGCAATGAAGGTTTCGCTGGAAAAAGGTGAAAATGTGACCTTGGCCCACATTGATAAATTTGTAGATGGGGCAGCGGTAAAACATGTGGGAGACAAGGCATTCGATTTGTGCAGACACTTGCTTGATGACATGATTGTGGTGGACGAAGGGGCTGTCTGTACCACCATTCTTAAGTTGTATGACGAAGAAGGCATGGTGGTGGAGCCTGCTGGTGCACTCTCGGTGACTGCGTTGGGTCATCCAGCATATCGCGACCAGATTAACGGTAAAAACGTGGTGTGTGTGATCTCTGGTTCCAATAACGACATCACCCGGACCGAAGAAATACGGGAGCGGTCTTTGTTATACGAAAAACTAAAGCACTACTTTATCATCCGGTTTCCCCAACGGTCTGGTGCGTTGCGCAAGTTTGTAAGCAATGTATTGGGGCCGAATGATGATATCACCCACTTTCAGTACCAGAAAAAAACAGACCGTGAACAAGGCCCAGCCATTGTGGGATTGGAACTTCAACGGGCCGAAGATTTTGCGCCATTGGTGGCCCGAATGGAAGCCCAAGGTTTTGTCTATGAGTATCTAAACGAAAAACCGGATTTGTTCCAGTTTCTAATCTAAGGGGTATATCGGTGCGTGTAGGACTAGTGTATGATTTGTTCGAGCACTTTGATTG from Bacteroidetes Order II. bacterium encodes the following:
- a CDS encoding endonuclease/exonuclease/phosphatase family protein, whose product is MKYFSTLLLLYALGFSACSGTKTTETSSPLFKPTPVVELTCDGIRVAHLNTEFLFDGTGDEGGADFDWKGDPTKAAAHRKKVGEVLKSLNADVIHLAEVENAEVLEALIAESMPEKGYKVYFVQGEDSFLGQDVAVISRIPITETGRSNDRVKVGDTDRVYGVSKNLYARFTIGDQPVTLIGLHFLAQPDNIERKPQREAQAEVIRRIAERETKMGRAVIVTGDFNDFDDMVLDRNGNRPISNVMQTIKAVGRATTDDDLHNIMADVPQVLRFTSLWDKNQDNIATVNELSAIDHLLVSKSLYGRLRSIGFIHSYNPLEVTDHFPVTACFSK
- a CDS encoding YebC/PmpR family DNA-binding transcriptional regulator, which produces MAGHNKWSKVKRIKAVADGKRSKVWQRITREIMVAARDGGGDAGMNAKLAAALERARAENMPKDNMQRAIKRGTGEIAGADYEELNYEGYAPFGIAVFVETLTDNPVRTVADVRHAFSKHGGNMGTTGSVGYLFDHKGVIEVPLTAIDYDALFELVVDAGADDLEEDAESYTISTPVEAFGAVQQALSQAGIKPAEANLERIPTTTNKLKPEEVTKVLKLIDMLEENDDVQAVYHTLELDDETLEALG
- a CDS encoding GNAT family N-acetyltransferase, which produces MNTESNFSIRFAHIQDVPVILRFIQELAEYEKLAHEVVATEARLQETLFGDHPAAEVVMALEQQTPVGFALFFLNYSTFLARPGIFLEDLFIQPSHRGKGYGEALLRYLAALAVKRKCGRLEWSVLDWNQPAISFYRKMGAIPMDEWTTFRVSGEALIGLAASAIVNQP
- the ruvC gene encoding crossover junction endodeoxyribonuclease RuvC, coding for MDHVPCVGRSLNRTCSFGDCEPAVAHVIILKPSLPLIILGIDPGSNFTGYGVIRVEGRTETVLEYGFLQLEKQEEHFDRLKTIYDRIEAVIRRTGPTVCAIEMPVYGQNAQSMLKLGRAQAAAVLAALNAGIPVVQYTPKEVKKSVTGNGNAAKEQVWFMIKSLLKVEDDKGFDASDALGVAVCHASRAHSGSNGQIKSWERFVAAHPERVKP
- a CDS encoding DUF4290 domain-containing protein; its protein translation is MQLQSKIVDRQVGRNAELFAQSIAKLDTKERRYPYLRILISIMEQAHPEWNQAPHKDYQVAHIIHVMSQGALDSDEIAQVVRVRDEERGIFYD
- the ilvA gene encoding threonine ammonia-lyase IlvA, producing MIALAESIYIPSVTDIERAYLRLRHVVTHTPLTISVNLSQQMAANIWLKREDLQVVRSYKLRGAYNKISTLDKESLAKGVVCASAGNHAQGVAYSCQKMGIQGKIFMPTPTPKQKVRQVKLFGKAFVEVILTGDTFDDAYNAAMAYSEVEQVPFIHPFDDEKVIEGQGTVGLEILKDSADRIDYLFVPVGGGGLLAGILAVFKNLSEDTKIIGVEAAGAPAMKVSLEKGENVTLAHIDKFVDGAAVKHVGDKAFDLCRHLLDDMIVVDEGAVCTTILKLYDEEGMVVEPAGALSVTALGHPAYRDQINGKNVVCVISGSNNDITRTEEIRERSLLYEKLKHYFIIRFPQRSGALRKFVSNVLGPNDDITHFQYQKKTDREQGPAIVGLELQRAEDFAPLVARMEAQGFVYEYLNEKPDLFQFLI